CCCGAAAGGTTGGCTCAATTATTCTTGATGAATGGTAGAGAAAGAAAAGAAATAAGTAAAATATTTGCAGGCGATATCGGAGCTGTTGTGAAGTTAAAAGATACTCACACTAACGATACACTAAGTTTGAAATCTTTTTCTGTCGAAATGCCTCCAATTACTTTCCCTGATCCTGTAATAACGATGGCAATCGCTCCTAAATCAAAGGGCGACGAAGATAAAATCGCTAATGGTTTGCATAGTTTACACGAAGAAGATTCAACATTTATTATGACAGTTGATCCTGAACTTCACCAAACAGTTATCAGCGGACAAGGTGAACTTCATCTCCAAATTATGATAAATCGTTTAAAAGCGAAATATGGTGTTGATGTTGATTTAGCAGAACCTAAAATTCCCTACCGTGAAACCATCCGTGGAAAAGCAAATGAGGTCGAATACAAACACAAAAAGCAAACCGGCGGCAGGGGACAGTATGGCCATGTCTTGTTAAAGATTGAACCGTTGCCCCGTGGTGGCGGATTTGAATTCGTGGATGCCATTGTTGGTGGTGTCGTTCCCGGAAGATTTGTACCAGCAGTTGAAAAAGGAATTATTGAAGCAATGGTAAACGGCGTTATTGCGGGATGCAAAGTCGTTGATGTTAAGGCGACATTATTCTACGGCTCTTACCACGATGTGGATTCTGATGAGCATTCATTTAAAATCGCAGGAAGAATGGGTTTCAAAAAAGGATTCAAAGAAGCGAAGCCGATTCTCCTAGAACCGATTTATGAAATTGAGGTAACTGTTCCGGAAGAATATATGGGTGATGTTATGGGCGATATCTCGAGCAGGCGGGGAAAAATATTAGGAATGGATTCAGATGGCTCGCACCAAATCATAAAAGCACTTCTCCCACTAAAAGAATTACATAGATATTCGACGACGCTCAGGTCGATGACGCAGGGACGCGGCATGCACAAACAAAAATTCGATCATTATGAAGAGATGCCGCGTGAAGTAGCCGAAAAAATAATTGCGGAACATGATAAACATAAGGTTGAAGAAGAAGCATAATAATTTAAAATAAAATGAATTCATCAAGAGAAGCAATCCAACCAACGGATTGCTTCTCGCATTTAGAAAGATAAATTTAGAAAGCTGATTTATGGAACGACTATTTTCTCCTTGGCGCTCGAAGTACATCGAATCATTTTCGTCTAAGTCGGATGAAACTGTTGAATGCGTTTTATGTTCTGCAAGACAAGCGAACAATGATGAACAGCGACTGATTGTTTATCGGGGAACTCATAGCTTTGCAATCATGAATTTATATCCATACAATAGCGGTCACCTGATGATTGTCCCTAATCGGCATATCCCAAGTATAACCGATCTTTCAGATGAAGAAACTTTGGAAATAATGAATATCACAAAATTATTGATAAAAGCTCTTCAATATATAATGAAACCGGATGGCTTCAATTACGGATTAAATTCTGGCAGGTCAGCCGGTGCCGGTATAGAAAAGCATATCCATTTTCATCTCGTCCCACGTTGGCATGGCGACACCAATTTCATGCCGATACTTTCAGATACGAAAATTGTTTCAGAAGATTTGAGAGATACGTGGTTTAAACTTACCAGCTACCTAAAATCGTTCTAATCTTGCTATTTTATTCGAATATTAATTATTATTGGGTACGACTAAACCTTAGGCAAAGAGAATCATCTAAATAATAGAATTTATAAATTCACGGATGGATCAAAAATCAGATCAACAGTTGATCGAAGAGATAGTACAAGGAAACAACCAAAGTTTTAATCAGCTGGTGAAGAGATATCAGGAAAGGATTTACTGGACAGCAAGGCGGATCGTCGTTTCACATGAGGATGCCGATGATGTTGTTCAAAATGTATTTTTGAAAATGTACGAAGGATTAAAAAACTTCAGAGGTGACTCGAATCTGTTTACCTGGCTTTACAGGATAACTGTTAACGATTCTTTGAATCTCTTGAGGAAAAAAAGATTTTTACAGTTTATACCGTACGAAGAATATTTTGAAGATAAATACCAGGCATCTGATTCTGCCGACGATAAAGTGATTCGGCAAGAATACCAAACAGCGCTTGAACGAGCGATTGAAAATCTTCCCCCAAAACAACGCGCGGTCTTCACTATGCGATATCATGATGAGACCCCGTTTGAAGAGATGGCGAAAATATTGAACAAATCTGTTGGCGGTACCAAAGCAAATTACTTCCAAGCTGTAAAAAAAATATCGGGAATGATGAGAAAGGAATTAAACTCATGAAATGCCAGGAAGTTATGATTTTACTCCCGGAATATTTTCGAGGCAAAACGAGCGAAAAAGAGACTGCGGATATCTCAGCACATATTCACACCTGTTCCTCTTGCCAAGTAGAATCGATTCAGGTGCAAGCGATGGTTGATTCGATCAATAAAGAAAAATCGTGGGAGCCCGATTCGTTTTACTGGATTAACATAATACCAAATATTCATAATCGTTTAGAGCGAAAGCAAAATCGTTCAACTTATGAAAAGATTCTACGCTTTATTATGCCGGTTGCCGCTACCATGAGTATATTTATCATCGTTTTGACAGTTATGAATAATCCAGATTCAGAAAACCAATATACTGGGCGCTTTAATCTGAATTCGATTCCATTATCCGAACTAAGTGAATATTATGCCATACAAACGGCATTGGAGGGATTTAATCCTTTGAGTATTGATGGCTTCGATAACGAGCAATCGGCTGATTCGGAAATTTTAGCGGAGATTATTGTCCAGGATAGTAAGAGCATCGCCTCTTCTTATTTCGGTGACAAAGATATCCTTGATTTAATTAGCAAAGATAACGACGCAGCAATTGTAGCAGCACTTCAAAAATAGTAAAAAGAAAAATATTCTTAAGTTTATGGAGTTCAAGATGAAAAAATATGCAATTATTCTTATTGTTGGTATCGCATTGTTATCTAGTACGGAATCGAATGCGCAGAGACACCGGAAGAGTGAACCGCGCGATGGCGGTCGACCCGAGCAGTTAGAAAAATATCGAAAGATGCGCTTGATAGAATTCCTGAATTTAAACGAGGAAGAATCGGTCAGGTTCTTTGCAAAACATAAGATTCACGAAGATAAAATTCGAGAATTTATGGAACGCAGAAATAAAACGATTGATGATCTGGCAGATCTGATTCAAAAGAAAGAGGGCAACACTGAAATTGCGAAGGGTACTGAAAAGGTACGCACGATCGATCGGGAAATATTTGAAGAGCGTCAGCGATTTCAGGAAGAAGTAAGGCAGTTGATAACACCAATCCAGTTCGCTAAATTTATTATGTTCGAAAGAGATTTCGGACGCAAAGTGAGAGATGCTATTAAAGGATTACGTCCGGAACCACAGCACCCGGAACAACAAGAATAGAAATAAGAAAAATATTACCTCCCATTTAATACTGAACAGCATATTTTGCCGATTCAGTTGAATCCGCTATATTCCAATCATGTCGAAGATATATTTAGATTTTGCCGCCACAACTCCTTGTGATCCTCGTGTCGTTGACGCAATGAACGAGTATTGGAATACGAAATTCGGAAATCCATCGTCAATACATTCTTATGGCAGGGAAGCCCGCGCGGTGCTTGATGAAAGCAGAGAGGTGATTGCTTCAGCAATCAATGCTCACCCGTCTGAAATAACTTTTGTAAGTGGCGGAACTGAAGCCGACAATTCCACAATTAAAGGTTTGGCAACCGATATGATGAAACAGGGGAAAAACCATATTATAACCTCGTCTGTTGAACACTCTGCCGTCCTTGAATCATGTTCATATTTAAACAATCAGGGATTTCATGTAACATACTTACCGGTTGATAAGGATGGTTTTATTGCTCCCGAAAATGTGCGAAATGAAATTACTGATAAAACCGGTTTAATTTCTATTATGCACGTCAACAACGAAACCGGAATCATAAATCGTATCGAGGAAATCTCCCAAATCGCAAAAGCTAACAAAATATATCTTCACACCGATGCAGTTCAATCGTTTGGAAAAATACCGGTAGATGTTAATCGGTTGGGTGTCGACTCGCTATCTATTTCTGCACATAAATTATATGGACCAAAAGGAATCGGAGCAATATATTTACGACGCGGTATTTCCATCGCAAATTTAATACATGGTGGCGGACAGGAGAGAGGCAGACGCGCAGGAACGGAGAGCGTTCCATTAGCCGTCGGTTTTGCTGAAGCTGTTAAATTATTCGATGCAGAGCAATTACGCTCTTCACAAGTTATTTCATCGTCACGTAATAAATGTGAAATTTTGCTTCGTGAAAGATTTCCTGAAATAATTTTTAACAGCAGAAAGGATAATGCTGTTCCACATATTCTAAATATATCTTTTGATTCTTCAAAAATCGAAATTGATGGCGAGGCATTATTATATAATTTTGATCTTGCGGGCATAGCATTAACCAGCGGATCGGCATGCGGATCGGGTGCTTTCAAACCTTCTCATGTTTTACTTGCGATGGGTAGAGATGAATCAACCGCCCGCGCATCTCTACGCATTTCCATCGGAAGAAGCACTCAGGAAGAAGATATTGAGGAATTTCTTAATAGGTTGAGTGAAATTGTTGATAGAATTGGAAGGAAAATTAAATAATTCTATTTCCTTCAAATCCGGTTTTTATTTTCCACTCATTAAGTACCATCCCGTACCGTAAACCACGTTCACTAACAACGATTTCTTGAAATCCGAACTTTTTCATTATTTCATCTAAGATCAACGCGCCTGCTCCAATAATATCTTCCCTTCCTATTGTTGCATCCGAGAGTTGAAAAATTTCACTCGATTCCATCGAAAGAAGTTTGAGTGCCCATCGTTTGATATCGATTGCTGATAAATGATATCCTTTTACTCGTTCAATCAGAAAATATTTTAGTCCTTGATCGAGGCAAGCTAAGGTTGTTGCGGTACCAGCTACTCCTATGATTATTTTCATATCCGATGGTGGATATTTTATGGACGAAAGATGTTTATGAATATATTCTTTTGCGTTTTCAATTTCTGAGTTTAATGGCGGAGAATGCAAAAAATAATTTTGGCTTAAACGAACTGCTCCAATCTGAAAACTTTCTCCTTTCAATTTTCCTGAAATATATTGAGTAATTTCAGTGCTTCCACCGCCGATATCAAGCACAATACTATTTTCTGGTGGAAAGTCGAATCCGCTCATAGCGCCAAGAAATGTTAATTCAGCTTCTTCATCACCCGATAATACTTTGATCTCGCATCCGCATTTTAAATTAATGAAATCTAAAAATATTTTTTGATTCTCTGCGTCACGAACGGCACTTGTAGCAGATACGATGAACACGTCTACCTGCAAATTGCGAGAAATGGATTTATAATCATTAATTATCGAAGCAACATCATCGAATATCCCGGGATCAATGATCTGCGATCCTTCGACTTTCCTTCCCAATCTTGGGAATCGCTGTTGATGATTCAGTAGGTGTATATTCCCGGCGTTATCAACATCGGCAATAAGAAGAAGTATTGTATTAGTTCCTATATCAACCGCGGCAATTCGCATTACTTCTTTTGAGCTGCGATGGCAATCCATTCATTCTCGAAAAGTCGTTCCTTGATTTCGAACGAATGCTTTGTTAATTGTTCTTCCATCTTCGGTTGGTCTATTACGAGTAATCCTGAGAGTACAATCATCCCTTTGTGTTTCAATAACCTATAAAAATCTTTCATCATCTCGATGTTTGTGTTCAACGTGAGATTTGCAGTAATCATATCGAATGCTTCATCATCGAATTCTGGGAGCTCTTTTTTATTTATCTGAATCCGAGATGTGACATCATTTAGCTGAATATTTTCTTGTGCGTTCTCAATAGACCAATCATCATTATCGATACCAACCGAAGAGCGCGCGCCTAATTTAATCGCGGCGATTGCCAAAATACCGGTACCTGTCCCCACGTCAAGAACATCGTCATTCTTCATTAAAAATAATTCAAGCAATTGTAATGATAGTCTCGTTGTTTCATGATATCCCGTTCCGAACGACATTTTCGGATCGATATGCAGTATAATTCGGTTTTTTGTATTACTGTATTCAGACCATGAGGGTTTAACAACGAATCGTTTCCCGATTTCAATCGATTGGATCGTCTTTTCCCATTCCGCGTTCCAATTAACTTCATTGATTGTTTTCATATCGATGACCGCATTTGCCGATATATGCCTGATCAAATTTTGAAGTTCTTCCTTAAAGCGATCGAGTTCATTATCTATTTGTTCGTGGTTGATATAACAAATTAAAGAGGTCTCAGTTTGTTCAAATCCTTGACACCCAAGTTCGATCATGGTCGGAAGAAGCATTTCTTGTTGAGCTTCAGTTGCGCTAATTGAAATTCTAAGATATGCCTTCATTTTATTTCCGATAAGTGTAGATGACATTTAATAAAACCTGACCTACGGCTTCCAAGCTTTCGGCACTGCACTTATCGGGTGTATCTTGGGTGGTATGCCAGTATCTGTTTGATTCATCCGGATAGTTAAAATCTATGATATCGATTGTTGGGATGCCTGCGTTATTGAGTGGAAGATGATCATCTGTCACCCAATTCTGAACATCGTCGCGAAACTGTGTTATGCCAAGGTCATGCGCAGTATTCCAAATTAAATCGACAATGTTCGGCGCGTAACCGATAGAATAACGTTCTTTTAAAAGTTCAAGTTGAGCATCACCAACCATATCGAGAAGAATACCGAAAACAGGTTTATAGTCTGCGGGTAAATTATTAGCAAAATATTGTGCGCCAAGTAAGTAGTTTTTTGTATCGGCTTCCTTACCGTAATCTTCTCCATCCGTAAATAAAATATCGATACCTATAGCGGGTTGTTTCAATTTTAGCTGTCGCGCAATTTCCATCAGCACTGCAACTCCGCTGGCACCATCATTTGCCCCCAAGACCGGTAACGATCGTTTGCGTATATCCGGATCCTGATCAGATCTTGGTCGCGAATCCCAGTGTGCAAGCAGTAAAATTCTTGTGTTTGCTTTAACATTAAATGAAGAAAAAATATTAGTAAGTTTCAAAATATTTCCGTCATATCCCTTATGCGAAAATTCCTGCCGATTAACCTTGTCCGCGAATTTTGCCATCTGAATGTTCAAATAGTTTAAACATTTTGAATGGGAAACGCTCCCGGGAACGCGTGGACCAAAGTCGGTTTGTTCTTTCAGAAAATTAAATGCTTTTTTCCCATCGAACTTTGGTACCGCTATCTGTTCACTTGGAATGGGTTTCGGCTGTGGACTTTTTGACGAATTATTGCGGTCTGAGCCGCAACCGCTGATAGCAAATATGATTAAGAATATTGAACTAAATATTTTCATGTTGTGGTCTAGTATAAGTTTATTCGTCAATCTACTAAAAACTGTAACCATTCGCAATGGCGGAGTGAAACTTTTATGCAACATTCTCGTTCAATAATACAACAAATATTTAAATCGTAACGAAGGATAATAATATGAAACCTCTTAGCGTCAGTACACGGCTTTCAATCTTGCTACTCCTTGCTGTCATTTTCGGAGCAACAATGATTGCCCTATCGATAAAGAACAAACCGGGAGGAACGGTTTACAGTTATGATTCTGATGGTGATAAAAAGTACGACCAGTCGTATGATGTCCAAGCGGGCGGTAATCTGATAGTCGATTCAGATATCGGAAATATTACTATCACCAGTGGCAACGATAACAAAGTATCCATTACAGTTGTAGCACGTGGTTCCGATAGATTTATTAAAAGATTCAGCGTGGAGTCAGTTCAAGAAGGTGCCGATATCAAAGTCCTGGGACGTGTTGAACAGTCTCATTTTCACCTATTTAATTCCGGATGGACAGATGTGTTGTTCGATATAAAAGTGCCTAAAGATTTTAATCTAAATCTGAACACAGCAGGCGGAAACATAGAAATTGAAAATGTTAAGGGAAAAATAGATGGTGAAACTTCTGGCGGAAATATTGAATTGATGGATATCGACAGTGATCTGAAAATGTCGACTTCAGGGGGTAATGTTAAATTAACAAATTGTGTTGGTTCGTATCACGTGGAAACATCGGGTGGTAACATGTATGCCGATAAAGTAACTGGGCCGATATATTTTGAAACATCAGGCGGCAATATAGTTGTTTCTGAATCCGACGGGAAAATTCATGCATCAACATCCGGTGGAAATATTGATGTATCTTTAGCCGACAATAAAGGCATCGACCTTTCAACATCCGGTGGAAATGTAAAGGTCAAAATTCCAAAAACAATTTCGGCAGATGTGATTGCCGAAGCTTCAGGTGGCGATGTTAGCTGCGATCTTGAATTCTCGGGAAAAATTAAAGACGGTAGAATGAAAGCGAAAATTAATGGCGGAGGAAATCAAATAAGTCTGGAAACTTCTGGGGGGGATATAGTAATCACTCCGAATGATTAAATCATTCTGTGGATTAGGTGAAGGTCCGTTCGGTGGTGCTGAGCGGACTTTTTTATTTTAGACGCATCCCGCAAAGCAATTCAATTATCCTATCTTCAATATTGCGCATCACTTGTTGCTCAACAGGACAGTGATTGATCAGTATACTGAATGCCAGCATCTCGTCGTCCTCGGTTCGCAGATAACCCGAGATGCAATTGTTGCCTGTTAGAGTTCCGGTTTTAGCATGAACGTTATTATAAGCAAGAGTGCCTTTAAATCGATTCTTCAATGTTCCATCAACACCTGCAATCGCTAAGGATTCAAAAAATCTTTTGAAGCTTGTTTTTTTAAACTCTGAACTCAATAATTTAACTATCGATTTTGGTGAAATGGCATTATACCAAGAAGCACCTGAACCATCAGCGAGAAATATAAGTGATGTATCGATATCCGATTTATATAAAATACCTTTCAGAAGATTTATACCCTCTGCCGTTGAACCTGGTTTATGAAGCAATTCCATTGAAATAGTTTTTAAAAGATTCTCGGCGCAAAGAT
The genomic region above belongs to Ignavibacteriales bacterium and contains:
- a CDS encoding zf-HC2 domain-containing protein — its product is MKCQEVMILLPEYFRGKTSEKETADISAHIHTCSSCQVESIQVQAMVDSINKEKSWEPDSFYWINIIPNIHNRLERKQNRSTYEKILRFIMPVAATMSIFIIVLTVMNNPDSENQYTGRFNLNSIPLSELSEYYAIQTALEGFNPLSIDGFDNEQSADSEILAEIIVQDSKSIASSYFGDKDILDLISKDNDAAIVAALQK
- a CDS encoding RNA polymerase sigma factor, which codes for MDQKSDQQLIEEIVQGNNQSFNQLVKRYQERIYWTARRIVVSHEDADDVVQNVFLKMYEGLKNFRGDSNLFTWLYRITVNDSLNLLRKKRFLQFIPYEEYFEDKYQASDSADDKVIRQEYQTALERAIENLPPKQRAVFTMRYHDETPFEEMAKILNKSVGGTKANYFQAVKKISGMMRKELNS
- a CDS encoding cysteine desulfurase is translated as MSKIYLDFAATTPCDPRVVDAMNEYWNTKFGNPSSIHSYGREARAVLDESREVIASAINAHPSEITFVSGGTEADNSTIKGLATDMMKQGKNHIITSSVEHSAVLESCSYLNNQGFHVTYLPVDKDGFIAPENVRNEITDKTGLISIMHVNNETGIINRIEEISQIAKANKIYLHTDAVQSFGKIPVDVNRLGVDSLSISAHKLYGPKGIGAIYLRRGISIANLIHGGGQERGRRAGTESVPLAVGFAEAVKLFDAEQLRSSQVISSSRNKCEILLRERFPEIIFNSRKDNAVPHILNISFDSSKIEIDGEALLYNFDLAGIALTSGSACGSGAFKPSHVLLAMGRDESTARASLRISIGRSTQEEDIEEFLNRLSEIVDRIGRKIK
- a CDS encoding M28 family peptidase, whose amino-acid sequence is MLHKSFTPPLRMVTVFSRLTNKLILDHNMKIFSSIFLIIFAISGCGSDRNNSSKSPQPKPIPSEQIAVPKFDGKKAFNFLKEQTDFGPRVPGSVSHSKCLNYLNIQMAKFADKVNRQEFSHKGYDGNILKLTNIFSSFNVKANTRILLLAHWDSRPRSDQDPDIRKRSLPVLGANDGASGVAVLMEIARQLKLKQPAIGIDILFTDGEDYGKEADTKNYLLGAQYFANNLPADYKPVFGILLDMVGDAQLELLKERYSIGYAPNIVDLIWNTAHDLGITQFRDDVQNWVTDDHLPLNNAGIPTIDIIDFNYPDESNRYWHTTQDTPDKCSAESLEAVGQVLLNVIYTYRK
- the fusA gene encoding elongation factor G; the protein is MKEYTSESIRNIALVGHGGSGKTSFAEACLYTAGHTNRLGKVEEGNSISDYRADEIERQISINSSLLFCEWKGCKINLIDTPGYTDFTGEVRSALRVSDTAIVFLKAVEGGEVGTEVVWKYTKELNNSSIFILNKLDNENANYENVISKAKEQFSHDLIPIQFPVTQGLAFEAIVDILLMKMLKYTRDGKGKYTETEIPADLKPKAEKMREELIEKVAEADEKLLDTYFNNGTLNEEEIKKGLRLGIKSRKIFPLLCAAGAHTIGIASILDFISDYCPNPAEMTQPEGKLAGGDDKKVSLKCDANGQPVMFVFKTVSEPHVGELSYFRVYSGTVTPGLDLQNHHTNKPERLAQLFLMNGRERKEISKIFAGDIGAVVKLKDTHTNDTLSLKSFSVEMPPITFPDPVITMAIAPKSKGDEDKIANGLHSLHEEDSTFIMTVDPELHQTVISGQGELHLQIMINRLKAKYGVDVDLAEPKIPYRETIRGKANEVEYKHKKQTGGRGQYGHVLLKIEPLPRGGGFEFVDAIVGGVVPGRFVPAVEKGIIEAMVNGVIAGCKVVDVKATLFYGSYHDVDSDEHSFKIAGRMGFKKGFKEAKPILLEPIYEIEVTVPEEYMGDVMGDISSRRGKILGMDSDGSHQIIKALLPLKELHRYSTTLRSMTQGRGMHKQKFDHYEEMPREVAEKIIAEHDKHKVEEEA
- the prmA gene encoding 50S ribosomal protein L11 methyltransferase, translating into MSSTLIGNKMKAYLRISISATEAQQEMLLPTMIELGCQGFEQTETSLICYINHEQIDNELDRFKEELQNLIRHISANAVIDMKTINEVNWNAEWEKTIQSIEIGKRFVVKPSWSEYSNTKNRIILHIDPKMSFGTGYHETTRLSLQLLELFLMKNDDVLDVGTGTGILAIAAIKLGARSSVGIDNDDWSIENAQENIQLNDVTSRIQINKKELPEFDDEAFDMITANLTLNTNIEMMKDFYRLLKHKGMIVLSGLLVIDQPKMEEQLTKHSFEIKERLFENEWIAIAAQKK
- a CDS encoding HIT domain-containing protein, with amino-acid sequence MERLFSPWRSKYIESFSSKSDETVECVLCSARQANNDEQRLIVYRGTHSFAIMNLYPYNSGHLMIVPNRHIPSITDLSDEETLEIMNITKLLIKALQYIMKPDGFNYGLNSGRSAGAGIEKHIHFHLVPRWHGDTNFMPILSDTKIVSEDLRDTWFKLTSYLKSF
- a CDS encoding Ppx/GppA family phosphatase, which encodes MDCHRSSKEVMRIAAVDIGTNTILLLIADVDNAGNIHLLNHQQRFPRLGRKVEGSQIIDPGIFDDVASIINDYKSISRNLQVDVFIVSATSAVRDAENQKIFLDFINLKCGCEIKVLSGDEEAELTFLGAMSGFDFPPENSIVLDIGGGSTEITQYISGKLKGESFQIGAVRLSQNYFLHSPPLNSEIENAKEYIHKHLSSIKYPPSDMKIIIGVAGTATTLACLDQGLKYFLIERVKGYHLSAIDIKRWALKLLSMESSEIFQLSDATIGREDIIGAGALILDEIMKKFGFQEIVVSERGLRYGMVLNEWKIKTGFEGNRII